The proteins below come from a single Stomoxys calcitrans chromosome 1, idStoCalc2.1, whole genome shotgun sequence genomic window:
- the LOC106094695 gene encoding heat shock protein 27 → MSLVPILMHLARDLDAEHRGHDEWDRLLDDDFGYGINPVDIFHHPRWSRSHTRRPLYAPYLLNRRHHLRQNRDKNELSLMPTVGKDGFQVCMDVSQFKPSELTVKTVDNVVIVEGKHEEREDEHGMIQRHFVRKYTLPKDYDPKDVHSTISSDGVLIVKAPPPPNKAIQNERVVQIQQTGPAHMNVKPPEGSTQPIKQALNGGSAHTEVTAK, encoded by the coding sequence ATGTCGCTTGTTCCTATCTTAATGCATTTGGCCCGTGATTTGGATGCAGAACACCGCGGTCACGATGAATGGGATCGCTTGCTAGACGATGATTTTGGATATGGTATCAATCCTGTGGATATCTTCCATCATCCCCGTTGGAGCCGCTCTCATACGCGTCGTCCATTGTATGCGCCATATTTGTTAAATAGACGCCATCACCTTCGTCAAAATCGAGATAAAAATGAATTGAGCCTCATGCCAACTGTAGGCAAAGATGGCTTTCAAGTGTGTATGGATGTCTCGCAATTCAAACCCAGCGAATTGACCGTTAAGACTGTTGATAACGTAGTCATTGTTGAAGGCAAACATGAGGAGCGAGAGGACGAGCATGGCATGATACAGCGTCACTTTGTGCGCAAATACACTCTGCCCAAAGACTACGATCCAAAAGATGTTCATTCAACCATCTCTTCAGACGGTGTACTTATTGTGAAGGCACCACCACCGCCAAATAAGGCCATCCAGAATGAACGTGTGGTTCAAATCCAACAAACTGGTCCAGCGCACATGAATGTCAAACCACCGGAGGGATCAACTCAACCCATTAAACAAGCTCTGAATGGTGGATCAGCACACACCGAAGTAACTGCCAAATAG
- the LOC106094696 gene encoding heat shock protein 23 codes for MSSLPLLLSLLDELDREAPSYYGNDFGLGLSPYMIHRHSEPRPQAIGYTLPLSLLSRIGERQAVRRGEKKEGTLSAVGKDGFQVCMDVAQFKPSELNVKVVDNCIIVEGKHEEREDQHGYIQRHFVRRYVLPNGYDAEKVASTLSSDGVLTVSVPKPQIEEKSKERVIQIQQTGPAHLNIKQNSEEKPAETNGTNKDEKK; via the coding sequence ATGTCGAGTTTACCACTCCTTTTGAGCCTCTTAGACGAACTAGACCGAGAAGCTCCTTCATACTATGGGAACGATTTTGGATTGGGTCTCTCGCCATATATGATACACCGTCATAGTGAACCTAGACCTCAGGCAATCGGTTACACATTACCGCTGAGTCTTCTTAGCCGCATAGGTGAACGCCAAGCAGTTCGACGCGGTGAAAAGAAGGAAGGAACTTTATCGGCAGTTGGAAAAGATGGCTTCCAAGTTTGCATGGATGTGGCTCAATTTAAGCCCAGCGAATTGAATGTAAAAGTGGTCGACAACTGCATCATCGTTGAGGGCAAGCACGAAGAGCGAGAGGACCAACACGGTTACATACAGCGGCACTTTGTGCGCCGCTATGTACTACCCAACGGATATGATGCTGAGAAGGTCGCATCGACCCTTTCGTCTGATGGCGTTCTTACAGTCAGTGTACCCAAGCCTCAAATTGAGGAAAAATCAAAGGAACGTGTTATTCAAATCCAACAGACTGGTCCAGCccatttaaatattaaacaGAATTCAGAAGAGAAGCCAGCCGAGACCAACGGAACCAACAAAGacgaaaagaaataa